One segment of Candidatus Babeliales bacterium DNA contains the following:
- a CDS encoding FtsX-like permease family protein produces the protein MNKYTYWLLSFRYIQGAAHQKSISTMLIMCFISTFIATCALSLILCIMNGFEQATLKSLQGIHADIIMQAHNQGIDVIALEKLFKKEFPQINSWSPTELQQGLLYPAFNNNTPAVVLIKAIDPKKEAQTTAIVSSLLPSTKNFQNLFSDFSIIIGYKLARNLSLKLGDIATLAIPSDQTNIKNIHLEQASAKVSGFLKTGIEEYDSGLILCSLSFLEKIIPEIGVSFINIKIEPNTNQKTIINQLQARTGLDVYSWQELYPALISALKLEKYTMFFIASLMMLIASISIISLLFMLITAKRGDMAILQAMGMSLRHIKFVFLLIGTGISLISSCLGLITAYIIGYIIQTYQLIPLPDAYFVSHLPVALELRSFLIVFVIVILISLSATYFSIRPAKELTLIKLLRLEA, from the coding sequence ATGAACAAATATACTTACTGGCTTCTTTCATTCCGTTATATTCAAGGCGCAGCGCATCAAAAAAGTATAAGCACTATGCTTATCATGTGTTTCATAAGTACTTTTATTGCCACATGTGCTTTGAGTTTGATTTTATGTATAATGAACGGATTTGAACAAGCAACACTCAAAAGCTTACAAGGAATTCACGCTGATATTATCATGCAAGCACATAATCAAGGTATTGATGTAATCGCTCTAGAAAAATTATTTAAAAAAGAATTTCCTCAAATTAATTCATGGAGCCCAACAGAACTGCAGCAAGGTCTTTTATATCCTGCTTTTAATAATAATACGCCAGCAGTTGTTTTAATCAAAGCTATTGATCCCAAAAAAGAAGCACAAACAACCGCTATAGTTTCATCTTTATTGCCATCAACTAAAAACTTTCAAAACCTTTTTTCAGATTTTTCTATCATCATCGGCTATAAATTAGCACGAAATTTATCATTAAAATTAGGTGATATTGCCACACTAGCCATACCATCAGATCAAACTAACATTAAAAATATTCATTTAGAACAAGCTTCAGCAAAAGTTTCTGGCTTTTTAAAAACTGGTATTGAAGAATATGATTCTGGACTTATATTATGTTCACTTTCCTTTTTGGAAAAAATAATACCAGAAATTGGTGTTTCATTTATTAACATAAAAATAGAACCTAATACCAATCAAAAAACTATAATTAATCAATTACAAGCACGTACCGGTCTTGATGTTTATTCATGGCAAGAACTTTATCCAGCACTTATTTCAGCATTAAAATTAGAAAAATATACTATGTTTTTTATTGCAAGCTTAATGATGCTCATTGCCAGTATAAGCATTATTTCACTTTTATTTATGCTCATTACTGCTAAGCGCGGTGATATGGCAATTTTACAAGCTATGGGTATGTCTTTGCGGCATATTAAATTTGTTTTTCTATTAATTGGTACAGGTATTAGCTTAATAAGCAGCTGTCTAGGATTAATAACAGCCTATATTATTGGTTACATAATCCAAACATATCAGTTGATTCCGCTTCCTGATGCTTATTTTGTTTCCCACTTACCGGTTGCATTAGAACTTCGATCTTTTCTTATTGTGTTTGTTATCGTAATCTTGATAAGTTTGAGTGCAACCTATTTTTCAATAAGACCCGCAAAAGAATTAACGCTTATTAAGTTATTACGGCTCGAAGCATAA
- a CDS encoding PDDEXK nuclease domain-containing protein — MLTKKTKQENTSILLTKKYVKTLSRIKEQIKEAQIKSVLAANKELIKLYWSIGKIIIEKQDEYGWGSSFVEKLALDIKNAFPGISGFSRRNIFRMKAFYLAYQIVPQLVAQFFDLPVFNVPWGHNAILLEKLKDNEGRLWYAQKAIDNGWSRSMLTIWIESDLYHREGKAVTNFKKTLPVPHSDMAQQSLKDPYIFDFLTLHNEHVEQDIEQGLINNVQKLLLELGKGFALVGRQYHLEIEGDNYYIDLLFYHTKLKCYVVIELKARAFDPRDIGQLNFYLSAIDDLVRDQEDKPTIGLLLCKTKKNFTAEYALRNINSPIGIAEYKTEIMKKLPKELKSSLPTIAELEAELEKHEILEKQTTKKYKVPIL, encoded by the coding sequence TTGTTAACTAAAAAAACAAAACAAGAAAACACATCAATTTTGTTAACCAAAAAATACGTAAAAACTCTTTCTCGCATTAAAGAACAAATCAAAGAAGCACAGATTAAATCTGTTTTAGCGGCAAACAAAGAGCTTATTAAGCTTTATTGGTCAATTGGAAAAATTATCATTGAAAAACAAGATGAATATGGCTGGGGTTCAAGTTTTGTAGAAAAATTAGCCCTAGATATAAAGAATGCCTTTCCTGGTATTTCTGGTTTTTCTCGACGTAATATATTTAGAATGAAAGCCTTCTATCTAGCATACCAAATTGTGCCACAGCTTGTGGCACAATTTTTTGATCTTCCAGTTTTCAATGTACCCTGGGGACATAATGCAATTCTATTAGAAAAACTTAAAGATAATGAAGGAAGGCTTTGGTACGCACAAAAGGCAATTGATAATGGCTGGAGTCGAAGTATGCTTACTATTTGGATTGAATCAGATTTATATCATCGTGAAGGTAAAGCTGTAACTAATTTCAAAAAAACGTTACCAGTACCTCATTCCGATATGGCTCAACAATCGCTTAAAGATCCTTATATTTTTGATTTTCTAACTTTACACAATGAACATGTTGAACAAGATATTGAACAGGGGCTTATCAATAATGTTCAAAAATTATTACTTGAACTTGGTAAAGGTTTTGCATTAGTTGGCAGACAATACCATTTAGAAATAGAAGGTGATAATTACTACATAGATCTTCTTTTTTATCATACCAAGCTAAAATGTTATGTCGTTATTGAATTAAAAGCGCGAGCGTTCGATCCGCGCGATATTGGTCAATTAAATTTTTATCTTTCGGCAATAGACGATTTAGTGCGTGATCAAGAGGATAAACCAACTATTGGTTTATTGTTATGTAAAACAAAAAAGAACTTCACTGCAGAATATGCTCTCCGTAATATCAATTCTCCGATAGGAATAGCAGAATATAAAACAGAAATAATGAAAAAGTTACCAAAAGAACTAAAAAGTAGCTTACCCACCATTGCAGAACTTGAAGCTGAACTAGAAAAACATGAAATACTAGAAAAACAAACTACAAAAAAATATAAAGTGCCAATCCTATAA
- the pgk gene encoding phosphoglycerate kinase, with protein MINKNIQNNSYMLHSHLNSFNLEKQRIFVRADLNVPLEKGHIKNDFRLQEIRPTLDLILKKKGKIILATHLGRPDGYDANLSTYHLVSWFAQHNYQIDFAENPDEAAIKSYEKPHHIVLLENLRFFKGEQESDDRFARLLAACADYYVNDAFGMLHRTETSITLLPKLFASTKRTIGLLIEKELKELNKIRYNPQRPFVVMLGGAKIKTKLPLIKKLLLRADTILLCPPLVFTFLKAQGKETGKSLTDEKYIDEAKNIIALAEQNNAALIFPTDYQVAEPTKNGSLSIKTIDEFMPSTFGIAIGPKSIEKYKEYLASAQTIFFNGFMGFLDRPETLQASKELVNVMQKSNAYTVIGGGDTVAAVQKLNLGHGINFLSSGGGATLSYIAGEQLPGLNIFEENNAQ; from the coding sequence ATGATCAATAAAAATATTCAAAATAATTCCTACATGCTTCATTCACATCTCAATTCATTCAACCTAGAAAAGCAAAGAATTTTCGTTCGAGCTGATTTGAATGTTCCTTTGGAAAAAGGTCATATTAAAAATGATTTCAGATTACAAGAAATTAGACCTACACTAGATCTTATCTTAAAAAAAAAAGGCAAAATTATTCTTGCAACGCATCTTGGTAGGCCGGATGGCTATGATGCTAATCTTTCAACTTATCATTTAGTCTCCTGGTTTGCTCAGCATAATTATCAAATAGATTTTGCAGAAAATCCTGATGAAGCGGCAATAAAAAGTTATGAAAAACCTCATCATATTGTTTTATTGGAAAACTTGCGTTTTTTTAAAGGTGAACAAGAAAGTGATGATCGTTTTGCACGATTATTGGCCGCTTGCGCTGATTATTATGTAAATGATGCATTTGGCATGCTGCATCGTACTGAAACATCAATTACTTTGTTGCCAAAACTTTTTGCTTCCACTAAACGCACTATTGGCCTATTAATTGAAAAAGAACTCAAAGAATTGAATAAAATTCGTTACAACCCGCAACGACCATTTGTAGTTATGCTGGGTGGTGCTAAAATCAAAACAAAATTGCCTTTGATTAAAAAATTACTCTTAAGAGCAGATACTATTTTATTATGTCCCCCACTCGTTTTTACTTTTCTAAAAGCCCAGGGAAAAGAAACCGGCAAGTCATTAACAGATGAAAAATATATTGATGAAGCAAAAAATATTATTGCATTAGCAGAACAAAATAATGCTGCTTTAATTTTTCCTACCGATTATCAAGTTGCCGAACCAACAAAAAATGGATCACTATCTATTAAAACTATAGATGAATTTATGCCATCTACTTTTGGTATTGCGATTGGTCCTAAAAGCATTGAAAAATATAAAGAATATCTTGCTAGTGCTCAAACTATTTTTTTTAATGGTTTTATGGGTTTTTTAGATCGTCCCGAAACATTACAAGCCTCAAAAGAATTAGTAAATGTTATGCAAAAAAGTAATGCTTATACGGTAATAGGCGGTGGTGATACCGTAGCCGCCGTTCAAAAATTAAATTTAGGCCACGGTATCAACTTTTTATCAAGCGGCGGTGGTGCCACCCTTTCTTATATTGCTGGTGAACAATTACCAGGATTAAATATCTTTGAAGAAAATAATGCTCAATGA
- the dnaA gene encoding chromosomal replication initiator protein DnaA: MLKTIWDQFLTIVREEAGSRVVETWLKAVTLHKWNALDKVVYMLAPNSFVKNWIQSNYLNLFTVHLSRLLHVNDLKIVFIDATAQRQIEDGAIKIIPAQRINVPTKVTEKSTALTKSKDLRSRHFLNKNYLFKTFVTGPNNHMAYAAAVAITQKLGKLYNPLFIYGGSGLGKTHLLHAIANEIKEKHEKVEILYQPADRFVSEFINAIRFDKIHRFQAKYKNIDVFLVDDIQSISNKEQTQEAFFHIFNAMYDAHKQIVFSSDSYPTNIDGLAERLRSRLEWGLVTDVQIPTFETKIAIVKRKADLNNYEIPDDVATYIASRSASNVRELEGALIRVVAYASIIKQQISLEIAKKALYIEKESRGEINFDCIVKKVTTQYSYTISELRSKNRSKQLSWARQVAMYLMKKHTSKSLNEIALHLNRQDHSTVIHAFKQVEHRIKEEQLLSDQIQKIEQELQL, encoded by the coding sequence GTGTTAAAAACTATTTGGGACCAATTTTTAACAATCGTTCGTGAAGAGGCTGGAAGCCGTGTAGTAGAAACATGGCTTAAAGCGGTGACACTGCATAAATGGAATGCCTTGGATAAGGTAGTATATATGCTTGCGCCCAATTCTTTTGTTAAAAATTGGATTCAGTCAAACTACTTAAATTTATTTACGGTCCATTTAAGTCGATTATTACATGTTAATGATTTAAAAATCGTTTTTATTGATGCTACAGCACAAAGACAAATAGAAGATGGTGCAATAAAAATTATTCCTGCTCAACGCATAAATGTTCCGACCAAGGTAACAGAAAAAAGTACGGCATTAACTAAGAGTAAAGATTTAAGAAGTCGACATTTTTTAAATAAAAATTATTTATTTAAAACATTTGTAACTGGACCTAATAATCACATGGCATATGCCGCTGCTGTTGCAATTACACAAAAATTAGGAAAATTATATAATCCACTTTTTATTTATGGTGGTTCTGGGCTTGGTAAAACACATTTATTGCATGCAATAGCAAATGAAATAAAAGAAAAACATGAAAAAGTTGAAATTTTATATCAACCAGCAGATCGATTTGTTAGTGAATTTATCAATGCAATACGGTTTGATAAAATTCATCGCTTTCAAGCAAAATACAAAAATATTGATGTGTTTTTAGTTGATGATATTCAAAGTATTTCCAATAAAGAGCAAACGCAAGAAGCATTTTTTCATATTTTTAATGCAATGTATGATGCGCATAAACAAATTGTTTTTTCAAGCGATTCGTATCCTACTAATATTGATGGATTAGCAGAACGATTACGCTCTCGATTAGAATGGGGGCTTGTTACTGATGTTCAAATACCTACATTCGAAACTAAAATTGCCATAGTAAAAAGAAAAGCTGATTTAAATAATTATGAAATACCTGATGATGTAGCAACTTATATTGCATCACGCTCTGCTTCTAATGTGCGGGAGCTTGAAGGTGCGCTTATTCGCGTAGTTGCTTATGCTTCAATTATAAAACAGCAAATTTCATTAGAAATTGCAAAAAAAGCACTTTATATAGAAAAAGAATCGCGTGGTGAAATTAATTTTGATTGTATTGTAAAAAAGGTTACGACCCAATATTCTTATACTATTTCAGAATTGCGTTCAAAAAATAGAAGTAAACAGTTGTCTTGGGCGCGCCAAGTTGCTATGTATTTAATGAAGAAGCATACAAGTAAATCATTAAATGAAATTGCATTGCATTTAAATAGACAAGATCATTCAACCGTTATTCATGCTTTCAAACAAGTAGAGCATCGAATTAAAGAAGAACAATTATTGAGTGATCAGATACAAAAAATAGAACAGGAGCTTCAATTATAA
- a CDS encoding N-acetylmuramoyl-L-alanine amidase — protein sequence MRKIVWLIYNLFFLIGGNVAATFDNNTIPNKLNKLFYHQSSLSDRIVCCFEKSPLCKQIAKNEKKDMNECGIEFFLPQTYLASSEARQMMQTVNQIKRNHYSIQFSEETKPAQGIKVSIKYNPQKVACDYALCDTISMQKGLVFNFHNKDVLNLLNQNTSSILHQASNIQKSKPRVMLDFGHGGSDAGKIGFFNLKEKDINWHVGEKLAHLLREKGYQVLCTRNSDIHVPLDVRTTTANNLNADIFVSIHSNSGPERASGIETFWTERNALKRNILKAENTISLTHFLQPLDNASKLLASQIQKHVVERVAGYNVKDRTTKQSLAQVLFGTDMPSALIELGFLSNRLEAKRLANAGYQLLLAQGICNGIEAYCKTSQLI from the coding sequence ATGAGGAAGATTGTATGGTTAATATATAATTTATTTTTTCTTATAGGTGGAAACGTAGCTGCTACTTTTGATAATAACACCATACCTAATAAACTAAATAAATTATTTTATCATCAGAGTTCATTGAGCGATCGTATTGTATGTTGTTTTGAAAAAAGTCCTTTATGTAAGCAAATCGCAAAAAATGAAAAAAAAGATATGAATGAATGCGGCATAGAATTTTTTTTGCCACAAACTTATTTGGCAAGTTCTGAAGCTCGTCAAATGATGCAGACCGTTAATCAAATAAAACGCAATCACTATTCTATTCAGTTTTCAGAAGAAACAAAGCCAGCACAAGGTATAAAAGTTTCTATCAAATATAATCCTCAAAAAGTTGCTTGTGATTATGCTTTGTGTGACACCATAAGTATGCAAAAAGGATTAGTATTTAATTTTCATAATAAAGATGTACTAAATTTATTAAATCAAAATACGAGTAGTATTTTGCATCAAGCATCGAATATACAAAAATCAAAACCAAGAGTAATGCTTGATTTTGGCCATGGTGGTAGTGATGCGGGCAAAATTGGATTTTTTAATTTGAAGGAAAAAGATATTAATTGGCATGTTGGTGAAAAGCTTGCTCATTTATTGCGTGAAAAAGGATATCAGGTATTATGTACTCGAAATTCGGATATTCATGTGCCATTAGATGTACGTACTACTACTGCGAACAACTTAAATGCGGATATTTTTGTTTCTATTCATTCAAATTCAGGGCCTGAACGCGCGAGCGGTATTGAAACTTTTTGGACCGAGCGCAATGCGTTAAAACGAAATATATTAAAAGCAGAGAATACCATATCGCTTACTCATTTTTTACAACCACTTGATAATGCCAGCAAGCTTCTTGCATCGCAGATTCAAAAACATGTGGTTGAGCGGGTAGCAGGGTATAACGTAAAAGATCGGACAACAAAACAATCGTTAGCTCAAGTTCTTTTTGGTACCGACATGCCTTCAGCGTTAATTGAACTTGGATTTTTATCAAATAGACTTGAGGCAAAAAGATTAGCAAATGCTGGATATCAGCTATTGCTCGCGCAAGGAATTTGTAATGGTATCGAGGCATACTGCAAAACATCTCAACTTATTTAA